In the genome of Bradyrhizobium sp. CIAT3101, one region contains:
- a CDS encoding amino acid ABC transporter permease, whose translation MTSDEPGHRLAILLPYRLTPTRFSFRISPLSAAILCFCAIMAASTAWAQSGPTMLSPLQVILKWSPLLLRGFAFNILISLLAMLLGTIAGLGLGLGLLSEFRPLAAVSWLLTQFFRNAPWLVLLFFVMFLVPFQITLFKTTIPLPDWIKATVGFALPVMANVAEVVRGAVRSIPSTQWEAAESLSFTRRQTMWLIMLPQCIKRMLPPWMNVYALVAMSTVLASIVGVSEMLTLTAQVHAAEGGRPELFAPLYGFALLCFFLYCYPINLWTARLERRFRVR comes from the coding sequence ATGACGAGCGACGAGCCCGGGCACCGGCTTGCTATCCTTCTGCCGTATCGCCTCACGCCGACGCGATTTTCGTTTCGGATCAGCCCGCTGTCGGCAGCGATCCTCTGTTTCTGCGCCATCATGGCCGCATCCACCGCGTGGGCGCAGAGCGGACCGACCATGCTGTCGCCGCTCCAGGTCATCCTGAAATGGTCCCCCCTGCTCTTGCGGGGATTTGCGTTCAACATCCTGATCTCGCTGCTGGCCATGTTGCTGGGGACCATCGCCGGGCTTGGCCTGGGTCTGGGGCTGTTGTCGGAGTTCCGTCCCCTCGCCGCCGTGAGCTGGCTCCTCACCCAGTTCTTCCGCAACGCGCCCTGGCTGGTGCTGCTATTCTTCGTGATGTTTCTGGTGCCGTTCCAGATCACCCTGTTCAAGACGACCATCCCCTTGCCGGACTGGATCAAGGCGACGGTCGGCTTCGCCCTGCCCGTCATGGCGAATGTCGCCGAAGTCGTGCGCGGCGCCGTCCGCTCCATTCCGTCGACGCAATGGGAGGCCGCGGAATCGCTTTCGTTCACACGGCGCCAGACGATGTGGCTGATCATGCTGCCGCAATGCATCAAGCGAATGCTACCGCCCTGGATGAATGTCTATGCGCTCGTCGCGATGTCGACGGTCCTCGCATCGATCGTGGGTGTCTCGGAAATGTTGACGCTGACGGCGCAGGTGCACGCAGCCGAGGGCGGCAGGCCGGAACTGTTCGCGCCGCTCTACGGTTTCGCGCTGCTGTGCTTCTTTCTCTATTGTTATCCGATCAACCTCTGGACGGCTCGTCTCGAGCGTCGGTTCCGCGTGCGCTGA
- the solA gene encoding N-methyl-L-tryptophan oxidase has translation MNEKADILVIGLGAMGSAALYQLAKRGVKAIGLDRFAPPHTMGSSHGETRITRQAVGEGRDYVPLVLDTHRIWRELEAETSSELLNPCGLIVMAPGVGETSHHGKPDFVARSIAAARDFGIAHEVIDGREVAHRFPQFLNLEGNEKAYYEPGGGYVFPERCIKAQLTRAEQLGAVIRTGVEVLSLAQIGSVVRVETSSGTFEAAQVVVSAGAWNAHLLGAPFDRVLSVKRQVLHWYELDDTNAYRANAPVFIWMHGATDVDYLYGFPPMLGDRRLKVATEQYETSTTADTMDRTVDPRESAEMYRKHVEGRLAGATPRVAQAAACLYTVTPDRGFIIDRHPDQDRVFVVSACSGHGFKHSAGIGNVAAAMVTDGRSAIDLTPFSISRFS, from the coding sequence ATGAACGAGAAAGCGGATATTCTGGTTATCGGCCTCGGTGCCATGGGCAGCGCGGCGCTCTATCAACTGGCCAAGCGAGGGGTAAAGGCGATCGGTCTCGATCGCTTCGCCCCTCCCCACACGATGGGATCCAGCCACGGCGAAACCCGCATCACCCGGCAGGCGGTCGGCGAAGGCCGCGATTACGTGCCCCTGGTGCTCGATACCCACCGGATCTGGCGTGAGCTCGAAGCCGAGACGTCCTCCGAGCTTTTGAACCCGTGCGGCCTCATCGTCATGGCGCCCGGTGTCGGCGAGACGTCGCACCACGGCAAACCCGATTTCGTCGCACGCTCGATCGCAGCCGCGCGGGACTTCGGCATCGCGCATGAGGTGATCGACGGGCGCGAAGTGGCGCATCGCTTCCCGCAATTCCTGAACCTCGAGGGCAACGAGAAGGCCTATTACGAGCCCGGCGGGGGCTACGTTTTTCCGGAACGCTGCATCAAGGCACAACTGACGCGCGCCGAGCAGCTTGGAGCAGTGATCCGCACCGGGGTCGAAGTTCTCTCGCTCGCGCAGATCGGTTCCGTCGTTCGGGTGGAGACATCCTCCGGCACATTCGAGGCGGCCCAAGTCGTGGTGTCCGCCGGCGCCTGGAACGCTCACCTGCTCGGCGCGCCGTTTGACCGCGTGCTCTCGGTGAAACGGCAGGTGCTGCATTGGTACGAGCTCGACGACACCAACGCATATCGCGCCAACGCCCCTGTGTTCATCTGGATGCATGGCGCGACCGACGTCGATTACCTCTACGGCTTTCCGCCGATGCTCGGCGATCGTCGACTCAAGGTCGCGACCGAGCAATACGAGACCAGCACGACAGCCGACACGATGGACCGCACCGTCGATCCCAGGGAGTCGGCAGAGATGTACCGGAAGCATGTCGAGGGCCGGCTCGCGGGCGCCACGCCACGCGTTGCGCAGGCCGCAGCCTGTCTCTACACGGTGACGCCCGATCGGGGCTTCATCATCGACCGGCATCCCGACCAGGACAGGGTCTTCGTCGTCTCCGCGTGCTCGGGCCACGGCTTCAAGCACTCGGCTGGAATCGGCAACGTCGCAGCCGCGATGGTGACCGACGGTCGAAGCGCGATCGACCTTACCCCATTCTCTATATCCCGATTTTCGTGA
- a CDS encoding amino acid ABC transporter permease codes for MQAIGNWFQHLYETTGLNFSVFYDAYDWDRYFAGLKMTLLLSVTTILLSLIIGGLGALAQGSPSRLVRLGVNAFVVVFRNTPPLVQIFFFYFGLGTMLPAVETAGMRVPLLSNVQWAIISLSLFAAAFNIEIFRSGIEAVPRTTLEAAEALGYTRFKAYIHIVLPLAVRVCLPALNNNLVNLLKTTTLAYAIAVPETLYAVKQIWSESQNVFEMMVVLLATYGILVGILVWLMHRWERAMRIPGYAR; via the coding sequence ATGCAAGCAATCGGCAACTGGTTTCAGCACCTCTATGAGACAACGGGGCTGAATTTCTCAGTCTTCTACGACGCCTACGATTGGGACCGCTATTTCGCCGGGCTCAAGATGACGCTGCTTCTCAGCGTCACGACCATCCTGCTGAGCCTCATCATCGGTGGTCTCGGCGCCTTGGCGCAGGGCAGTCCGTCCAGATTGGTGCGGCTGGGCGTCAATGCTTTCGTCGTGGTGTTCCGCAACACGCCGCCGCTGGTCCAGATTTTCTTCTTCTATTTCGGCCTCGGCACCATGCTTCCGGCCGTCGAAACCGCGGGCATGCGCGTCCCGCTGCTGAGCAACGTCCAGTGGGCGATCATTTCGCTGTCGCTGTTTGCGGCCGCCTTCAATATCGAAATCTTTCGTTCCGGTATTGAGGCCGTGCCGCGGACGACATTGGAAGCCGCGGAGGCGCTCGGTTACACGCGCTTCAAGGCCTACATTCACATCGTCCTTCCGCTGGCGGTTCGCGTCTGCCTCCCCGCGCTGAACAACAACCTCGTCAATTTGCTCAAGACGACCACGCTGGCCTACGCGATCGCGGTTCCCGAAACGCTGTACGCGGTCAAGCAGATCTGGTCGGAATCGCAGAACGTCTTCGAGATGATGGTCGTCCTGCTGGCGACCTACGGCATTCTTGTCGGCATTCTCGTCTGGTTGATGCATCGCTGGGAGCGGGCGATGCGCATTCCCGGATATGCACGATGA
- a CDS encoding transporter substrate-binding domain-containing protein, with translation MRNLIRSMVTGAAALLMLGSAQAADGVDAIKQRGTLNVGVKADYKPFGYRDPAGNVVGIEPDLAADIAKRLGVKLELVPVAASNRIEFLQQGKIDLLIATMSDRPERRRVVQAIEPLYYSDYVNILLNKKAGIKDWADLKGKPVCATSGAWYNKDIAKSYGPEIVAFDGSEKPLFAMKQGNCIGYVYDQTFLQGKLLEDEWKTDYDLPLKGVLPSPWMIAVALDNASLQKMLEDTTKDWMKTGFIVAAEKKWGITPTEYSLSMHEQFKDK, from the coding sequence ATGAGAAATTTGATCCGTTCCATGGTGACAGGCGCAGCAGCGCTGCTGATGCTTGGCAGCGCGCAGGCCGCTGACGGCGTCGATGCCATCAAGCAGCGCGGCACGTTGAACGTCGGCGTCAAGGCAGACTACAAGCCGTTCGGATACCGCGATCCCGCAGGGAATGTCGTCGGCATCGAGCCGGATCTTGCCGCCGACATTGCCAAGCGCCTCGGCGTCAAACTCGAGCTCGTTCCTGTCGCGGCGTCGAACAGAATCGAGTTTCTTCAGCAGGGAAAGATCGATCTTCTGATCGCAACCATGTCGGACAGGCCGGAACGCCGCCGCGTCGTTCAAGCCATCGAGCCGCTGTATTACTCGGACTACGTGAATATCCTTCTCAACAAGAAGGCCGGCATCAAGGACTGGGCCGACCTCAAGGGGAAACCCGTCTGTGCGACGTCGGGCGCCTGGTACAACAAGGATATCGCCAAATCCTACGGCCCCGAAATCGTTGCGTTCGACGGTTCGGAGAAGCCCCTGTTCGCCATGAAGCAGGGCAACTGCATCGGCTATGTCTACGATCAGACCTTCCTGCAAGGCAAACTGCTGGAGGACGAGTGGAAGACGGACTACGACCTCCCGCTCAAGGGCGTTCTGCCATCGCCATGGATGATCGCCGTCGCGCTCGACAACGCCAGTCTTCAGAAAATGCTCGAAGACACGACAAAGGACTGGATGAAGACCGGCTTCATCGTGGCGGCAGAAAAGAAGTGGGGCATTACGCCGACCGAGTATTCGCTCTCCATGCACGAGCAGTTCAAGGACAAATAG